From a single Natronorubrum tibetense GA33 genomic region:
- a CDS encoding MaoC family dehydratase, whose amino-acid sequence MTTDDQTDGETRIVEGWHGRYYEEFEVGDIYKHPFGRTVTETDNVWLTNVTMNLNPMHFNEAYAAETEFGERLVDGTFVIALVVGMSVIDVSVNATANLGYDDIRHHAPVYHGDTLFAESEVIDKRESGSRDHVGIVTTELRGYNQDGDLVISLERTPMVLKREHAQPSPAKPPGWPEGIGTQPENDS is encoded by the coding sequence GCACGGCCGATACTACGAGGAGTTCGAGGTCGGCGATATCTACAAGCATCCCTTCGGACGCACCGTCACCGAGACGGACAACGTTTGGCTGACGAACGTCACGATGAATCTCAACCCGATGCACTTCAATGAAGCGTACGCCGCCGAGACGGAGTTCGGCGAACGGCTCGTCGACGGCACGTTCGTCATCGCGCTGGTCGTCGGGATGAGCGTGATCGACGTCTCCGTGAACGCGACTGCAAACCTCGGCTACGACGATATCCGCCACCACGCTCCCGTCTATCACGGCGATACGCTCTTCGCCGAGAGCGAAGTGATCGACAAACGCGAGAGCGGTTCCCGAGATCACGTCGGGATCGTGACGACCGAACTGCGCGGCTACAATCAGGACGGCGACCTCGTGATCTCCCTCGAGCGCACGCCGATGGTGCTCAAACGCGAGCACGCCCAGCCCAGCCCGGCGAAGCCACCCGGCTGGCCGGAGGGGATCGGAACGCAGCCGGAGAACGACTCATGA